The genomic stretch CATTTTGTTCTTTTTTTCTAATTTCCGAGTGGTATCTTTAAAGAATAAAATAAATACAATTGCTACAGCTAAAGCAATAAATGCTGGGTAAAGCCAAAAAGCAGACCATTGTGGCAATGCCTGTACTCCTTTACTTGTAACAACTTGATTATATATAGAACCCATTACAAAAGAACCTAAAAACATTCCAATTCCTTGTGTTGCCATTATAATTAAACCTTGCGCTTGACCTTTTATATGCTTAGGTGCCATTTTGTTAGTGTACATATATCCACCCACAAAGAAAAAGTCCCAACATAGACCATGTAAAGCTATGGCAATAATAACGAACGTTGTAGATGAAGGATTCATTCCAAATAGAGAAAACAAAGTCATTCTTATGATCCAAGCAAACATGCCAATTAGAAAGATGTACTTAAATCCAAACAAACGGAAAAATAAAGGAATAAGTAATATAAATACCATCTCTGAAAGTTGACCAATTGTTAACATTGATGCAATGTTATTTATTCCTGCGTCTCCTAAAAATACCGATGCAAAAGAGGTATAAGCAGCATGGTCTATGAAGAGGATGATAGTACAAATAATAAATACTAAGAAAAACCTATTTTTTAATAAACCTAACGCATCTAAAAAGAGAAGATCACGAATAGAAAATGGTCTTCCTTTTGCAGGTGCAGGTGTATTAGGTAATGTAAATGAATAAGCACCTAAAAGAATGGAAACAACCGCACCAATTTGAATAGAAACTGGACTCCCTGAGAATCCCAATGTTCCAACCAAAACTCCGGATACCATAAATCCAATTGTCCCAAATAAACGTATTAAAGGAAAAGTCTTGATTGAATCTTGAACATTATGAAAACTTATATTATTTGTTAAAGAATACGTAGGATTATAACAAAGCATGTAAAGAAACATTAACCATAAAAAGGCTATTCCATTACCAGCATAGATTTGTGCAGGTAGTAAAAACAATATAATCCCACCTACAATATTCACTACCCCTAAAACTTTTTGTGAAGAAAAAAAGCGATCAGCAAGCATACCTAAAAAAATCGGAGAAATAATTGCTGCAATCCCGCCTACAGCATAAGCTGTCCCAATTATAGACCCTAATCCATACTGGCTTAGAATGTAACCTAATGTGGAAAACCATGTACCAAGAACAAAATATTGGAGAAACATCATTGTTGAAAGACGTGGAACAATTAATGAATTCTGCAAAGCTTTCACTCCTTTATTAGATAAACTACGTTTTTATATAACCTTACATTTCATTTAAAAACTAGGATATACTCATGCAATCAAACGTTTTTTTTCACCTATTTATAAAACGCTTACAAAAATAGTTTTAGTTAAAAGAGATTAAACACTAGAACAGCATTTTATTGATTACAACTCTTTGCCTTTTTCTAATGATTACTATAAAACACACTTCAAAAATTGCTAATTCCGGGTCACTAACTACATTCCTAATGAAGATTTACTCCTTCTTACTATTTAAATTCACTAAACTACTCATTAATAAGAACGAGCTCTAACAATAGAATCAGATTCAGCCTTCATATTTGTGAAAATTTTAAAGTAAAATCTACTCCTCCTTCCAACTTTAGGATACCGGTTTACTAATATGATTATATTAATCGTCTATATATAAAGTCAATATATATTTTTTCCTTATGTAAAAATTACATTTAGTTAAATAGAGTATTGTACCAACTCTTAATAATTAATTAATACAATTTAATTCAATTAATTTTGGACAGAATTGCCCTCTAAAACACGTTGTCCTTGTTATACTGCGCATCACTTCTATCCTTCCACTATCATAGAATAAGTAGGGTGGTTGGTAGTTTAATGTGACAGTACAAGGTTTCACGATGTGAAAAGACTACAAACCTTAATTTAACAGCATTTTGTAGCCTCATAACCTCATTTTTATTGAATAAAAATGAATAATTCTTCTCTCTAAATAAACAAAAATACACAGATGGAACTTTACCTTTTAAATACTTCTCTTCACTTTAACAATATTAGTTAAAGCAAACGTCTATTTTCCGATCTAATTTAAGACCATAATAATGACCCTAGAGCAGTATACTCCTGTTGTATGAATAATATATAAATTAAACGCTTCTACTATTATAATAACTTCCGCTGTAAAAGTTATTATTTTACGATTGATAAAAAAATATTTATTTAATAATTTTTTCAATAAAATATTTTTTTATACTATCCCTATCCTTTTTGATTATTAATATTTCTAATCTCAAAGAATATTTAAAAACATTTTGGCCTTTTTATCGTGAGGATCTAAGAAGAATATGATACACCTTTCTTATGAATATATGTAATATGTCAATTAATGTTTTTAAGCATTGTTATTTTTGATAAATTAATTTAAACTAATTAACATACCGGTTTCCTAAAAATTTTTTAAATTTTTAATTACTTTATTTACCATCTTATTTTATTATTTAACAAATACAAACGTACTTTTATACAATCATTTGAAAATATTCTGTTAGTTTGGAGTGTCCTATGAAAAGAAACCCTACTATTCAAGATGTAGCGACTCTAGCCGGAGTTTCCAAAGCAACCGTATCCAAATATTTAAATAATACACCTTATGTTTCACCAGTTACTAAGAATCGGATAGAAGAGGCTATTAAAGAGCTTGATTATCATCCTAATAGTTTAGCTCGTGGATTGGTGAGTAAATCCATAAAGCTTATCGCCTTGGTTATTTCAGATGTGGAGCTACTAATTAATTCTAATTTAATTAAATCCGTTGAAAACGCAGCAGCTCAGCACGGGTACGATATAGTTTTAGTAAATACTAATGATGAAGAGCAAAAAGAGCAAAATCTTAACAAAATTCTAGCTGAACGTTATCAACATGTTGATGGCTTAATTCTGGCAAATATAAGAGAGGATGGCGTTGACTTATCGGAATTGAATAAAACATTTGAGCATATAGTATTAGTTCATCGTCATATTCCTAACGACATTGTCGATTACGTAGTTGTTGATAATTATATTGGGGGCAGACTTGCTGCAGAGTACCTAATACGTATGGGCCACAGAAGGATTGCAGCTATTTCAGGTCCTCAAAAAATTTATCCATATCTTGATCGTATTCGAGGCTTTACCGCTGTTCTTGAAGAACATAATCTAAACAATGAACTCACAACCATAATGGGAGGACAAAATCTTGAAAGTGGCTATCAAGCCGCAGAAAAACTAATGACTAGTACTGTTCCTCCTACAGCAATTTTTGCTACTAGTGATATGCTTGCTTTAGGCATTCTTGATGCTGCACGAGATTATGGTTGGCAAATCCCAGAAGAGTTATCTGTCATTGGGTTTGATAATATTTTCTTTTCTCGCCTGGCTAGAGTACCGCTTACTACAATTGATGGACAGTTAAATGATCTAGGAAGAGAAGCTGTCCAACTCTTGCTTCAAAGAATTGAAAATAAGGAACAACCCTTACAACAAATTATGCTTCATCCTTCTCTCATAGTTCGAGAATCATGTCGCAATCTAAAGAAATAAAAAACACTATACCAATAAGGATTACACCTTTATTGGTATAGTGTTTTTTAATTTGCTTTTAGACTGTTTGTAACTCACTTGTACTTTCTAGTTTGATATTATTTGCTTGTTTATAAATGTCGATTAGATTTTGTAGTGTTGTTTTTCTTGGATTTGCACTACAATTACCGTCTTTTAAAGCATCTTCTGCTAAGCGTTCAAGATCTGCATCTTTAATATTGAAGCTGCTTAATGTAGGAATATTAGTATCTTTTATTAGCCTTTCTACTGCTTCTACTGCTTTTTCTGCAGCCTTCATAACAGATAACCCAGTAATATTTTCACCCATTGCCACCGCAATATCTGCAAATCGTTCCGGACAAGCAACAAGGTTAAATTTCATTACGTAAGGAAGCAAAATAGCATTTGCTACTCCATGAGGAACATCATAGTACCCGCCAAGCGGATGTGCTAAGGCATGTACATTCCCTAATCCTATTTGCGGGAAGGCCATACCAGCAATCATACTTCCAAGCATAGTATTTTTTCTTGCTTCATAATTCTCCCCTTGAGAATAAGCCTGTCTAAGATTTTCACCAATTAGTTTAATAGCCTGTAAACTTAAAGCATCTGTAATAGGCGAAGTACCATTCAATGCTCCTTTGGTCGTATAGGCTTCAATCGCATGAGTAAGAGCATCAATTCCAGTGGCAGCAGTAAGAGTAGGTGGTAATCCCATAGTTAAAAGTGGGTCTACTAAAGCTACAGCTGGTGCCATATGAGGGCTTCCTATACTAGCCTTCCAGTGTGTTTCCTCATTAGTAATAACTGCCCATTGAGTGACTTCACTACCTGTCCCAGATGTAGTTGGGATAGTAATTACATCTGGTCCTTTTTTAGTAAATTCTTTACCACCGATATCATACTCATTAATATCGCCGGTATTAACTATCATCATGCTAATAGCTTTACAACAATCCATAGCACTGCCTCCCCCTACTGCAATAAAGGAGTCACAGTGATTTGAATTAAAAACCTCTATGCCTTTTACAACTGTAGCAGAAGGTGGATTTGGCGGAACTTCATCAAAAATAACGTAATCAATATTATGTTTATCTAAAGATTTTAAAATCACATTAAGAAGGCCGGCATTAATAATGCCTTTATCCGTTACTATCAGCACTCTCTTATGCCCTCTAAAGCTTAACTCCTCACCAGCTAAACTGGCAGCATTTTTTCCAAATACGATTTTTGTTCCTAGATGAAATGTAAAAGTTTGTTCAACCATCAATGATTCCTCCCCCTAATAATTAATTATATATGTTTAAACAATTCCTTAAGGCAATGCTCTTAACTTGTGTTAGCTCCTCTAATGCACCAATAAGGCCTTCTCTTCCACCATGACCACTCATTTTATATCCACCAAAGAATGCTACATCTGGTCTATAGACACCTGGGCCATTAACCGAAACGATTCCAGACTCAATTTGATAACTCATGTTTATAGCACGATTTACATCTCTTGTAAATACGGCAGCATTTAAACCATATATAGAACTATTAGCAATCTCTACAGCTTCCTCTTCGGAATGGAATGTTATAATCGGGAATACAGGTCCAAATATCTCCATATCACGAGCGATATCATACTCAGGCTTAACATCAGTTAGAACCGTTGGTAAATACCAAGTATTATCGACAATCTCCCCTCCCAAAGCTACTTTAGCTCCCTGCTCAACTGTCTTTCGTACTTGCTGGTCTACTGTTTGCAGTGCATATTCATCGATTAGCGGACCAATATTTATACTTCTATCTAAAGGATTTCCATACTTAAGTTCTCTTAATCTATTAATCAATAAAGAAGTGAACTCCTCTTTTTTCGAATGATGTATAAGCATCCTTTTATTCGAACAACAAACTTGTCCATTCATAAGAGTTCTTCCAAAAATTGCATCATCCACTGCTAAATCAATATCCGCATCTTCAAATACAATAAATGGGTCATTACCACCTAATTCAAGCATTACCCTATTTAAATTTTTGGCTGCTCCTGTAGCTACTTTAATACCAGTCTCTGTGCTCCCCGTTAAACTTATAGCATCTATTTTAGGGCTTTGAGCTAACACATCACCTATCAACCTTCCTGATCCCGTGACAATTTGTAACACATTTTCTGGAAGCCCCGCTTCATAAAGTAATTCTGTTAAAGATAAAATGGTTAGTGGAGCTGTATTTGCTGGCTTCACGATCATTACATTTCCCGTTGCTAATGCTGGGGCTACTTTATGAGAGAAAAGATCTACAGGAAAGTTAAAAGGAATAATTCCTACAACAACACCCAAAGGCTCTTTTCTCGTTAAGTAAACATCGTTTTCAATTCCCGCTTGATGGTCCAATGGAATATTAAGCCCATATAGTGACTTGGCATGTTCTGAAAAAGAGCGGAATAACCGTGCTGCAGTATCAATCTCCCACCCTGCTTGTTCAATTGGCTTTCCAATTTCTTTACTTAAAAGAGTAGCTAATTCATCACGTCTTTGTTCTACCAAATCTGCAAATCTTTGTAATATTTCTGTTCTTTTCCATACAGGAGTCCTAGCCCAACCCTTTTTTGCTTTTTGCGCTGCTTCTAATACCTCTTCAATGTCTTGTAAACTTGCTTGAGGGATTGTACCAATTACTTCTTTTGTTGCTGGATTAAAAACTTCTGTCGTCTTTCCATCCTTGCTGCCATTCCAATTTCCTTTAGTATACATAAGCATAGAAACTACCTCCTCTGGTTAATCATCTTCTAGAATAAAAAATTGTAATCCCTTACATTTCATTTTTTAGTATACCGGTTTCTTATTTTCATTATATTACCTACGGATAAATCCAGTCAATATTTTTTAAAATATTCAGTTATATTTCTTTGCAATTATAATATAAAACCTTATATTTATAGCTGTTTTACTGGTTATCTTGAATAAATAGAATAAAAATAAATAATTAAGCCTAATCCATAATAAGGATAATCGTTGAGGAATTTCTATAATTTAAAAGAATATTAGTAAACCATTCTACTAATGAACTAAATATTTAAAGCCGGAGTTTAAATTGATAAATTAAATAATAAATTTCCTAAAAAAAGACGAAACATGTTTTAAACAAATGCTAAAATAATTATAAATTCAAAGGCTTTAGCGCCAAGCATTTAAGGAATATTTAATTATTTTCTACACTTTCGTATGCAATAGTAAGAATTTTAAAAAATCAGTAAATATATACTTAGATTAAAACTTTATGTTCTATTAAACATTTTATAGGATTTACTATATAGCACTTATAACAAAAACATGGACATAAATAAAGGAAAGCTGACCTGAAAGGTCAGCTTTCCTATTACTTCGCATGTCTTTCTTTTAATACTGCTAAGACATCATCAAGCGGAAGCTTTTGCTCACGAAGAAGTACCAATACGTGATAGAACAAGTCCGCTACTTCCCATTTTAATTCTTCATGATCACGGTTTTTGGCAGCAATAATTACTTCGCCTGCTTCCTCACCGACTTTTTTCAAGATTTTATCGACACCTTTATCAAATAAATAAGTTGTGTATGCACCTTCTGGCATTTCCGCTTCGCGCTTCGCGATTACTGATTCCAATTCATTAATAATATCAAAACGCCCTGATTGAGGAGACGCACTTTCATCTTCTAACAAGTTTTCATTAAAGCAGCTGTACGCACCTGTATGACAAGCAGGCCCATTTGGATTTACTTTTACAACAATCGAATCCGCATCACAATCATATGTCATCGCGACGATTTGCTGTGTATTTCCAGATGTTGCTCCCTTGTGCCAAAGTTCTTGACGAGAGCGGCTGAAAAACCACGTTTCTTTTGTTTCAATAGATTTTTTTAGCGATTCTTCATTCATATAAGCTAGAGTCAGCACTTCTTTACTAACCGCGTCCTGGACAATTGCTGGGACTAATCCATCTTCATTGAATTTAACGTTTTCCACCTTCATCGAATGCTCACTCCTTGTTGTTTTGCATAGGTTTTAATTTCTTTAACAGACGTTTCTTTATAGTGAAAAATAGATGCTGCTAGGCCTGCATCCGCTTTCCCTTCCGTAAATACATCCACGAAATCTTGACCATTTCCTGCGCCTCCTGAAGCAATAACAGGGATGCTTACCGCTTCACTTACAGCTTTTGTTAATGCTAAGTTAAAGCCGGACTTGGCACCGTCTTGGTCCATACTTGTTAACAGGATCTCACCGGCACCGCGTTTGACAACTTCTTGCGCCCAAGCAACCACTTCCCATTCTGTTGCGTTGCGTCCACCGTGCGTATACACGCGCCAAGAGCCTAATTCTTCATCATATTTTGCATCAATAGCTACTACAATGCACTGTGCTCCAAAGAAGTTTGACCCTTCCGTAATAAGGTCTGGATTTAAGACGGCAGCGGTGTTTAACGATACTTTATCTGCACCTGCTCGCAGCATTCGCTTCATATCCTCAACCGCATTAATCCCTCCACCTACTGTAAACGGAATGGCCAGCTGTGCCGCTACTTCTTCTACTACGTGAACCATCGTTTTACGCCCTTCGTGAGATGCTGAAATATCTAAGAAAACAAGCTCATCTGCGCCTTCTTCATCATAGAATTTTGCCAATTCTACAGGATCACCAGCATCTTTTAGCTCTACAAACTGAACACCCTTTACTACGCGCCCTTCCTTTACGTCTAAGCAAGGAATAATACGCTTCGTAATCATGATGTCACCTCTTCAAGCGCTTGGCTTACCGTAAATTGATTTGTGTACAGTGCTTTCCCAACAATCGCACCCACCACTCCGTCTTTTTCATACGCTTGTAGTGCTTTTAAATCTTCTAATTTACTTACGCCTCCTGATGCGATAACGCTTTTACCTGTTGCTTTCGCCATGCTGACAATACCTTCAATGTTTGGACCTGAAAGCATACCGTCTGTTGAAATATCCGTGAAAATAAACGTTTCAGCACCTGCTTCTGCAAGCTCTTTTCCAAGCTCCGTTGCTTTTACGGTTGACGTTTCAAGCCAGCCTTCCGTTGCTACATAGCCATCACGAGCATCAATTCCAATTGCAATTTTTTCACCGTATTGACGAAGCATCTTTTTAACAAACTCAGGATTAGAAATCGCTGCGCTTCCTAAAATCACTCGGTCAATTCCGTTTTCCAAGTAGTACGCTACGTCTTCTTCAGAACGAATCCCGCCACCAATCTGTACATTGACTCCAAGCTTTTTCTTAACCTCAAGAACAAACTCATTGTTTACTCGTTTTGCTGCTTTGGCACCGTCTAAGTCCACCATGTGAATCCACTTCGCACCTTCACCAGCAAATTGTGCTGCCATATCGACTGGTGAATCTCCGTATACCGTTTCTTTATCATAATCTCCTTGCAAAAGACGAACGCATTTTCCGCCACGCATATCGATTGCTGGATAAATTGAAAAGTTATTCATGAGTTCAACCTCTTCCTTCTACAAAGTTTGCATAGTTTTGTAAAATCGCCATGCCAATTTCACTGCTCTTCTCAGGGTGAAACTGCGTGCCAAATACGTTTTCTTTTCCAACAACTGCTGGAACGTCAACATCATATGAGCTTGTTGCTAGAAGCACGTCTTGATCATCTGTCTTTACATAATAAGAATGCACGAAATATACGTGGCCTTCCTCAATGCCTGCTAGCAAAGGTGAGTTTACATGCATATGTAAGGAATTCCATCCCATATGAGGGACTTTATAAGCTTCACCTTCTGGAGTCACTCCAGGCAGCAGTTCAACACGTCCTTTTAAGAAACCAAGGCCCGTCGTCTTACCATTTTCATCACTTTCCTCAAACAGAAGCTGCATTCCCAAACAAATCCCTAAGAGTGGCTTGCCACTTTTCACTTCTTCTTTTATAAAAGCTGTAAGGTTTGTTTCATTCAGCTGTTCCATTGCATCTTTAAATGATCCAACACCAGGCAAGATATACCCTTTTGCTTTACGCAATTCGCTTGGCTCAGATGAAATAAAGTAGTCATAGTCTAAACGTTCAAGTGCTTTGCTTACGCTATACAAGTTCCCCATCCCATAGTCAATAATACCAATCATTTACAACATTCCTTTCGTTGATGGTACTCCTTTGACGCGAGGATCAACCGTTGTTGCTTCAT from Bacillus sp. 1780r2a1 encodes the following:
- a CDS encoding MFS transporter, encoding MQNSLIVPRLSTMMFLQYFVLGTWFSTLGYILSQYGLGSIIGTAYAVGGIAAIISPIFLGMLADRFFSSQKVLGVVNIVGGIILFLLPAQIYAGNGIAFLWLMFLYMLCYNPTYSLTNNISFHNVQDSIKTFPLIRLFGTIGFMVSGVLVGTLGFSGSPVSIQIGAVVSILLGAYSFTLPNTPAPAKGRPFSIRDLLFLDALGLLKNRFFLVFIICTIILFIDHAAYTSFASVFLGDAGINNIASMLTIGQLSEMVFILLIPLFFRLFGFKYIFLIGMFAWIIRMTLFSLFGMNPSSTTFVIIAIALHGLCWDFFFVGGYMYTNKMAPKHIKGQAQGLIIMATQGIGMFLGSFVMGSIYNQVVTSKGVQALPQWSAFWLYPAFIALAVAIVFILFFKDTTRKLEKKNKMQKESVAKEAHGEIKYDS
- a CDS encoding LacI family transcriptional regulator, which translates into the protein MKRNPTIQDVATLAGVSKATVSKYLNNTPYVSPVTKNRIEEAIKELDYHPNSLARGLVSKSIKLIALVISDVELLINSNLIKSVENAAAQHGYDIVLVNTNDEEQKEQNLNKILAERYQHVDGLILANIREDGVDLSELNKTFEHIVLVHRHIPNDIVDYVVVDNYIGGRLAAEYLIRMGHRRIAAISGPQKIYPYLDRIRGFTAVLEEHNLNNELTTIMGGQNLESGYQAAEKLMTSTVPPTAIFATSDMLALGILDAARDYGWQIPEELSVIGFDNIFFSRLARVPLTTIDGQLNDLGREAVQLLLQRIENKEQPLQQIMLHPSLIVRESCRNLKK
- a CDS encoding iron-containing alcohol dehydrogenase, which translates into the protein MVEQTFTFHLGTKIVFGKNAASLAGEELSFRGHKRVLIVTDKGIINAGLLNVILKSLDKHNIDYVIFDEVPPNPPSATVVKGIEVFNSNHCDSFIAVGGGSAMDCCKAISMMIVNTGDINEYDIGGKEFTKKGPDVITIPTTSGTGSEVTQWAVITNEETHWKASIGSPHMAPAVALVDPLLTMGLPPTLTAATGIDALTHAIEAYTTKGALNGTSPITDALSLQAIKLIGENLRQAYSQGENYEARKNTMLGSMIAGMAFPQIGLGNVHALAHPLGGYYDVPHGVANAILLPYVMKFNLVACPERFADIAVAMGENITGLSVMKAAEKAVEAVERLIKDTNIPTLSSFNIKDADLERLAEDALKDGNCSANPRKTTLQNLIDIYKQANNIKLESTSELQTV
- a CDS encoding aldehyde dehydrogenase family protein, whose product is MLMYTKGNWNGSKDGKTTEVFNPATKEVIGTIPQASLQDIEEVLEAAQKAKKGWARTPVWKRTEILQRFADLVEQRRDELATLLSKEIGKPIEQAGWEIDTAARLFRSFSEHAKSLYGLNIPLDHQAGIENDVYLTRKEPLGVVVGIIPFNFPVDLFSHKVAPALATGNVMIVKPANTAPLTILSLTELLYEAGLPENVLQIVTGSGRLIGDVLAQSPKIDAISLTGSTETGIKVATGAAKNLNRVMLELGGNDPFIVFEDADIDLAVDDAIFGRTLMNGQVCCSNKRMLIHHSKKEEFTSLLINRLRELKYGNPLDRSINIGPLIDEYALQTVDQQVRKTVEQGAKVALGGEIVDNTWYLPTVLTDVKPEYDIARDMEIFGPVFPIITFHSEEEAVEIANSSIYGLNAAVFTRDVNRAINMSYQIESGIVSVNGPGVYRPDVAFFGGYKMSGHGGREGLIGALEELTQVKSIALRNCLNIYN
- the hisIE gene encoding bifunctional phosphoribosyl-AMP cyclohydrolase/phosphoribosyl-ATP diphosphatase HisIE; protein product: MKVENVKFNEDGLVPAIVQDAVSKEVLTLAYMNEESLKKSIETKETWFFSRSRQELWHKGATSGNTQQIVAMTYDCDADSIVVKVNPNGPACHTGAYSCFNENLLEDESASPQSGRFDIINELESVIAKREAEMPEGAYTTYLFDKGVDKILKKVGEEAGEVIIAAKNRDHEELKWEVADLFYHVLVLLREQKLPLDDVLAVLKERHAK
- the hisF gene encoding imidazole glycerol phosphate synthase subunit HisF; the encoded protein is MITKRIIPCLDVKEGRVVKGVQFVELKDAGDPVELAKFYDEEGADELVFLDISASHEGRKTMVHVVEEVAAQLAIPFTVGGGINAVEDMKRMLRAGADKVSLNTAAVLNPDLITEGSNFFGAQCIVVAIDAKYDEELGSWRVYTHGGRNATEWEVVAWAQEVVKRGAGEILLTSMDQDGAKSGFNLALTKAVSEAVSIPVIASGGAGNGQDFVDVFTEGKADAGLAASIFHYKETSVKEIKTYAKQQGVSIR
- the hisA gene encoding 1-(5-phosphoribosyl)-5-[(5-phosphoribosylamino)methylideneamino]imidazole-4-carboxamide isomerase, whose amino-acid sequence is MNNFSIYPAIDMRGGKCVRLLQGDYDKETVYGDSPVDMAAQFAGEGAKWIHMVDLDGAKAAKRVNNEFVLEVKKKLGVNVQIGGGIRSEEDVAYYLENGIDRVILGSAAISNPEFVKKMLRQYGEKIAIGIDARDGYVATEGWLETSTVKATELGKELAEAGAETFIFTDISTDGMLSGPNIEGIVSMAKATGKSVIASGGVSKLEDLKALQAYEKDGVVGAIVGKALYTNQFTVSQALEEVTS
- the hisH gene encoding imidazole glycerol phosphate synthase subunit HisH, with product MIGIIDYGMGNLYSVSKALERLDYDYFISSEPSELRKAKGYILPGVGSFKDAMEQLNETNLTAFIKEEVKSGKPLLGICLGMQLLFEESDENGKTTGLGFLKGRVELLPGVTPEGEAYKVPHMGWNSLHMHVNSPLLAGIEEGHVYFVHSYYVKTDDQDVLLATSSYDVDVPAVVGKENVFGTQFHPEKSSEIGMAILQNYANFVEGRG